aaaaaatacaaatttacaaACCAATATACTACACTTAAAATATCAGATCTAACAaagataaataattattatagaTATATGATGgttgaattaattaatatttatgtgtttaattaaaaGCATGATAAAATTTGTGTTATGTAAAATAGCATTATTTGAATAGCGAATATTTATGCTATGCCTTTGAACTTATTTACTTTTCCTTGataaattttttgtaatattGAAACCTTGaaccaaaatttcataaattcacatatctcaaaatGCTGACTCCCAACTCTTTAACATAGTCGTGCAGGGTGATGCTAGCATATTAGACACGACCAGTAGAAACGCATagcagaaaaaaaaaatattgaacttAAATTTGAGAGCAAAGAATTTTCATGTTTACCATATAAACAATATTAAATCTAGATGTTTTATCTaacaaatatttgtttatttattaattttaccattattgattccaaaaagagaaaaaagaagaggGAGGAGTGAGGAGTGAGGAGTGAGGAGTGTAATAGATACAGACATactcaaattaaataataatacaacaataaaaTCAAAATGCTTAAGCATTATTGTTCTTCACACCTGATTATTGCTATCTTcatctaaattttaattataaagcTCAGGAGCAAGGCGAGGTGAGACCAAGGCTTCAAGCGGTGTAGATTTAATGTTAGTCAATCCAGCAGTGCCGGTCAAGTCAATCAAACCATTGGATGGTGTTGAGAAATCGAAGGCGTGCAAAAAATTAGACATGGTCAAGAACAACATATGGAGTGCAAACGAGGTTCCAGGACAACTCCTCCTACCGCTGCCAAAGGGCATTAGTTCAAAATGTTGACCCCTAACATCCACATCTTTGTGGGTAGTGAGAAACCTCTCGGGCTTAAACTCCGATGGTTCTGGCCATTTTTTAGGATCCCTTTGAATCTTGTGAAGGTTTATGATCAACCGAGTGCCTTTGGGGATGTCGTAGCCTCCAATGGAGCAAGTTTCACTGAGCTCACGAGGTGCTGACAGAGGTGCAGGTGGATACAATCTTAATGTCTCTTTAACTATGGCTTGAATGTACACCAATTTGCCGATGTCTGTTTCATTCACAAACCTATCCTTGCCTATATGGGTGTCTAGTTCTTCTTGAGCCTTTTTGAGTATATGAGGTTTGTTCAACATTAGGGAAAGACCCCATATTAAGGTAACCGTTGTGGTGTCACTGCCTGCTAAAATCATATTCTGCAATAcgtaattttgataattttagaacTTAAGAATTGAATAGTGGAGAGATTagatttgaaaaaagaaaaagtgaaaggtTATACCAAGGAAGTGGCTTTGTTGATGGTGTCAGCATCATATCCGGCAAGACTTGCACCTTTAAGAACGGAGTTCATCACATCCATGAAATCcttctcctttttattttcatcccaGCGTCCACCCTTCCTATGGTCATCTAGCCATCCCCCGGAAATTTCATCCAACTCTTTAGCAGTTATCTTCATCCGCTTCTCATAACCACCAATATCCAACCATCGAAGGAAAGGGACTGCATCTCCCAACACAAACATCCCTGTCAAGTGAAAGAAATCCCGTAAAGCCTTTCGATACCTCAACACCTCTTTCTGGTCTTCCTCTGCAACAACACTGTACCTCTTACCAGCCACCGTCCTCATAATAACGTTCAAAGTCAAGTCCGAAAAGTGTTTTTTCATCTCAACCAACACCTTACCCGAGCCATCCTTTTTCTGGGCCCAAGTTTTATATAATAGTTTCATTGAGCCTTCTATTTCCGAGACAAAAACCTTCTTGAGCTGATCGATCCTGTGATTAGATAGCACCTCCAACATTGTTATTTTGCGCATTTCACGCCAGTATTGTCCGTAAGGAGAGAACCCAAACATGGCATAGTTGTAACCCAAGTGTTCAGCGGCCGCAAATTCGGAACGGGAGGAAACATGCATATCATTGACGGTGAAGATTTCCTTGGCTACCTCACTCGAATTCACCACCAAGGCTGGATGAACACCGATCCGGATCATGTAGGCAGGTCCATATTTCTCTTCCAAGTCTCCCAACGCTTCATGAGGGGCCTTGGGTCCGCCTAACAGCGGAAGGTGACCGATTATTGGCCATGCACCGGCAGCTACAGGTGGAGCTTTGCCGCCACTTCCTGAGCTAGGCTTTTTGAGCTTGGTGTACAGAAAGAGTAGCGTGATGCATAAGACTACTGCATAACCAAAAGTGGAGAGATAAAGAGGATCCATCTCTGCTTATTTTGATGGGAAAGTGCAGAGATCTTCTGAAGAAGTTGTTGATGGGAATGAATTgcttttcacacatataaatataGCTGGGAGGTGTGTAGTCGGGGGGAAATTGAAGATTctgttattatattttattaattaaataatgctTCCGTCTTCCActgtaataaaaaaatacaacaaaTTTATTTGTGGAAACTGTAAGGATAGggatttttactaaaattttataaaaaaataaaaaaatacctaaatattataaactttttttatttaccaaaataatacaaaaaaaaaacagaacagTAGAAAATCAGATGCCACAGGCTGCACCAAAGGTGCCTGTGGCAGAGGCGGCACCAAATGTGCCTTTCCCAGAGGCGGCACCACTCGTGTTATAAACCCAAGATCCGTCCAGCTGAAggagaaaaataagaagaagaagaagagaaagaggaGGTGCTGccagaaaaagagagaaaaagagagaaagagaagagaaaaaaaaagtatttttttaaaaataattgattatcttgttgttatgtttttttgtataatttttattattttttgttgttactttagttattattgttagttattaagattaataaaaactcaaattgatagttttagttagtattattatgtttttaggGTTTAGATGTTACTTAgatttttttgagattttgtttattttttgacaaattgaatattgaagatggatgataagttttttgtatgcgtttatttcgatggagtcatcttgacaacaagtgttggatgtatatttgaatgtcggcaataaatagcaatgagatttaatagaaatatctcgttggatgaaatgaaggcaatgattaatgcaaaaattcttAGACGTTGTGGTagaaggatatcaaaaattttctacaagtttccagtttcgataAATCCGGTCAAATTCAgtgaaatggaacttgtagaagACGAAGACGTGAAGACAATGACCGCTCTTTACTGTAGGAATGGGAGTGACAAGAATCAccaattcacttatttgctgaattagtcggtatggagcaaaatgaagatgTCAATGCATCTGGTGAAGAACACGGAGCTCAAGAACCGtggatggtggctccaatatcatacgttgatagtgaatcgactatgGGTAGGATCGGTATCGATCTGA
The genomic region above belongs to Gossypium hirsutum isolate 1008001.06 chromosome D05, Gossypium_hirsutum_v2.1, whole genome shotgun sequence and contains:
- the LOC107942683 gene encoding cytochrome P450 CYP82D47-like, which translates into the protein MDPLYLSTFGYAVVLCITLLFLYTKLKKPSSGSGGKAPPVAAGAWPIIGHLPLLGGPKAPHEALGDLEEKYGPAYMIRIGVHPALVVNSSEVAKEIFTVNDMHVSSRSEFAAAEHLGYNYAMFGFSPYGQYWREMRKITMLEVLSNHRIDQLKKVFVSEIEGSMKLLYKTWAQKKDGSGKVLVEMKKHFSDLTLNVIMRTVAGKRYSVVAEEDQKEVLRYRKALRDFFHLTGMFVLGDAVPFLRWLDIGGYEKRMKITAKELDEISGGWLDDHRKGGRWDENKKEKDFMDVMNSVLKGASLAGYDADTINKATSLNMILAGSDTTTVTLIWGLSLMLNKPHILKKAQEELDTHIGKDRFVNETDIGKLVYIQAIVKETLRLYPPAPLSAPRELSETCSIGGYDIPKGTRLIINLHKIQRDPKKWPEPSEFKPERFLTTHKDVDVRGQHFELMPFGSGRRSCPGTSFALHMLFLTMSNFLHAFDFSTPSNGLIDLTGTAGLTNIKSTPLEALVSPRLAPELYN